The genomic window TGAACAAATCACTTCTTTTTAAATGCGTAAGATGAAATTGTTTGATTTGGTAACTTCCTGCAGGTTAGGAAGGCTAAGGTTGCTGTAATATTTGAGTTTCATAAAATCTGGTTGGTATGCTGGAATTTTGATAACTCAAGTAGCTAAAGTCTTAGGATGAGGACAAACACCACTTTGAAAAATGCAAAGTGATCTTTATCTTTTTCTATGCTTTCTTCTTAGTCTTCAGAACAAGTTCCCCTTCTTATATTTCTGTGTCTAAAGAGTTCTATCTGGGGCCcatgcagtggcatagcaggtaaagctgcctcctacagggccagcatctcattttgtcgctgattcaagtcctggctgctccacttccaatccaactttctgttatggcctaggaaagcagtagaagatggcccaagtgcttgggcccctacatccgcatgggagaccctaaagaagctcctggcttccgatcagccctgctctggccttatgatcatttggggtgtgaaccagcggatggaagacctttctctctctctctgcctctacctctctgtaactgcctttcaaataaataaataaataaataaataaacctttttttaaaaaagagttctaTCTGGTTTTTATTCTGTCCATTGAAATTGCGTAGAATAGGTTCAATCACTGTGATAAGACCATCAGATACAGTAAAACAATAGTTATAattactttatctttttttaccCATTCTAATAGGTATTCCTAAATTTCTTGGAAGTTTCTCACGTgcttaaatttcaaaatacagcTTACTGAGTCTTTTGGACTGAGTTTAAATTTATAATACCTATGGTTACATTGTCTTGTTTGAAATGAATGTACTACTGAAATCCAAGTGCATTATTTTCTGTGAAGTGCACTTGTAATCAAATACTAGAAGTAAGTAATGTTCAGTTGACTGACATTCTGAAGTCTTGTTTCTTTGTTGCCAGTAAACTATAACTTCAGCATGTATTCTTTGTATTTTGATGAAATTAATGTCTTATTTACTACTTCTGCATTTGAAGCACTGTTTCAATCTTCTTGTGCATGATGtatttcccctttctctctgcacaAATGATTCCTTTAATTGTCTCCATCTAAACCTACCATGCTATTATCAGAGGAGCCCAGTTTCACATAGTAATAGTGTTTTTAATAGCTAACCAAATCTTACTGCTGAGtcatttattgcattttcttgaaaatatgtaTGACACTTTGTAAAGATCTAAGACTCTGGATCACATCATTCTGAATTCAAACTCTTCTTCAGCCCCAAATTAAGGTATGGCTCCAACAAGTTTTTGAAGCTTTTTGTACCACATCTGGTTATCTACAGAAATATCATAATCCTAtatgtattttgttatttattttattcccaTTGCTGTTATTCTACAAACAAATCAATTTGATTAGATACTGATTTCAAATCATCTAATAGTGTATCCTATATTGTGCAAATACtcaaaactgtttattttttcattctcctCTTCCTAATGTtatttttgatgatttattttgaatttaaaatatgtgaacACAAGCCACCCTGAAATAAAGCATCATAGCATCATCTGTAATTTCAAAGTATAAAGTGGTACAAATAGGGaacaggaaatagaaaaaaaaaaaaaaagctttcttcaccacatcctcttttctttctgatACAAATTCCCACCAATGCCTCAATCCATTAGCACATACATTTGATTTTCCCCTTTTTTCCTCCAATTCACTTTTCATCTCAGTTTCAGGGATGAGAAGTCTGGTTAGGGCAGAAATGAAAGATATTCAATGTACTTCCATCTTTATCCTCACACACCATCCATCTACTACCATCTACTCAGCTAAATAACAACAGATCTTCAGTTAAGCTGTCTATTCCAACCcttctaatttaattttcattaactCTTACTTTGTATAGTACTCAAAGCCCATGAACACTTTCAATGTAGCCTCTCTAGAAGGCATCTGAAACCTTAACACATGCACTGAGATGCTCATATTCTCTAATTTCACTACACATCATCACTCGTCTGCTACTACTTACCATTACTCACACCAGCATGTTTCACCTTTCAcacacaaaatatttcttttgtaatttgatGATTTTATCAAAGTATACCTTTCTACTACAATGGCCTTTTCCATCAAATTCTAAGCACTGCCACCTCTTAATGTCACTTTCCAGACGACACCCTTCCAGAAAACTTTGGTTATTAATCTGGTTTTCAAAGCAACATGGCTCTGATTTGCTTATGCTTACATGGCTTTAAAAtggcaattatttttaaaatcttcaaatatttctcCATGACTTCACATATTTAAAAGTGCTTTTCtctaaatgatttctttttagaATTGAGAATGAATGAGTCATACTGCTTACATACCTACCAAACTGATCAAACAATGTTAATATATACTAGTAAGGTTAGGTTAATGAGGTTCAAAGTCAAACTCATATCAAAATTCTTAAAGATTTAGAAAACAGAATGTAATATCCTGCATATTTATGTACAACTAAAGTAGGTGCTTGCCACACCACTACAACTAGTCTAACACAAATATTTCTCTGCCAAGATTCTATTTCTGATTTCAAATGTTCCTATATTAAAACTAAGATGTAGCATTTAGATTAGTAACCCACAAGAAGTTAGATACCTTTTATAGACGTATTTAGTGAAGGCTCCTTTGACTTGATTATTACAATtcgtgaaaattattttttaaaactttttttatgaaACTCATTCTAGTTTACAATTTAGTCATGGGGGTTTCATCCCAAGTATATGCTACTAAAGGCTAAAGAAACTCAACAGTTTTCTTACTGTATGGTAAAGAATGAAGTCTAGAAGCATAAAGAGTCCCTCTCTCATGGGTGAGTCAGAATTAGAAATCAAATTTAGGTATCATTATTGTGTATTTTATATGTAACTGAGTGCCTTTGGGGAATTATACCCCCTAGAGAATGTTGGTAGTGTGCTTGCTATGAGCTAAAAACAAGGCAATTTGAATAGGGTCCCTTCTTGCTAATTTAGGATCTAACTAACATCTAATCCATAAATCATATTTAATACAATGATCTTCCTGTTGTATATGAATAATAATCCACTTGTAATTTAATGTACTATGTATTcattcttaaaaacataaaactacAAAAATTCATGAAGAGGAAACTCCCTATTTGAGTGCATCTGTGTTGcagttttgtaaataaaaaaccCTGGATCATATTGCATAACCATATGATATTTTGCTCATGTCCTTCAAGGTTTTGTCCTATTgttttccacttttattaaaactcatgatgcatatatatttttcagGAAGGCAATTAATAGATGTGTTGAATACATGCTGTACTTCTCCTCTATTGCAGCAAAGTTATTGGAAATTGGAGAAGGATACACTTAAAGATTTATGATTATATCAGTTTATTAGATAAATGTTTTCAAACATATTATATGAAAAATAGTTTTGCTTTAATtcctaaataatatttttattgggTATATATTTTAACACTTGAAGGTTTTTCTCTCAAATCACTGAAGATATCTTTTCACTATTCACCTATCGTTGTAATTGATAGGAAATCAATTATCAAATTAACCACTTCTTTGAAGAAtaacttgtatttattttgctcattttctatatttatttttttccttatttttataatatacttgaaagagagagagacagagatctttcacccgcTGGTCCACCCCCAACAAATAGACATGACAGTCccaagtatcttaaccactgcaccaaatgctcacctccttttcttctttaaaagaaattttttctttgttagctTCGTTGTCCACAGTTTTACTATCCTATACACATATTTGTGTGTGTCCATTGATATTTTCCTCTAGTTGAGGAACATTTCCAATCATCctctccttaaatattttttatccttaattttttaatctcaaagtaaatatatattagcCCACGCTTTTTAGCTTCTATGTTCCTtacctgtgtatttttctttttcttgtgtcaCTTTGATTCATTGTATTTTCCTCTGATATATCTTCTCAACTGGGTACTATTTCTCTTCATCTTTGTATTACATGATGTAATCATTTTCCATGAGACCatagaaaatgttaaaatgtttcattaaagTCTTAAGTTCAGTTACTGTACATTTATATAATGCCTCTAATAAGTTATTTATAAATCAATCAACCAGTTATTTATATAgatataatttttcattatctATCATAGAATGTAGGGTTGGTTTATAATTCaataattctaatttttatttttattatatagtgTTTAAGCTTATCTTCCTCAGGTGGTCCTATATTCAAAATGCTTGATTAACTTTGATTGAGTGCTAAATATTATGTTCAAAATATCACAAGTGAATTTAGCTTGAAATttcaaatgatttattatttatcaggatgtgttttttttttttgcttgtttccaGTAAGCATTTAGAAGACAAGTGGTCTAGTACAACTTTCATCAGTGTCCTGGCTTAATGTTTCCAGAGCCACTGAAAAGAGTCACACCTCTGGTTCAGATTGAGAAGAGTATTTATCTTCTGATTGTTCTAAAACCCGTGGCCATCTGTCCAGGGTCTCAGTCCAGACTAGGAAATGTTTTCTCAAACTCTCAAACTGCATTTTTCCTTGAATCTGACTTCTTCTCTGGATGACTATGAGGCCATAGAATGTGCAGCTCAGCCTTTCAGCAAAGAgctccagaaaaaacaaacagaaatgaaaccAAACCACACAATACAGCTTCAGGTACTTTGCTCACTCTAGAATCCTGCCTAAACTTGGTATTTGACCTACTATATGTTTGTTTGAAAAATATGAATCCATTTTTCTACTGCCTACAGCTGGTTCTGCCCCTCAGGTAGATAAAAAAATATGACTTTCTCAGTGAGAAAGTGTAGCCAAGTTTACAACAGACACATTCACTGTCGAAGTACTCAAGGCAATCAAAATGTAATCTTGGGATGCTGTGCTTATCAGAAAGACCACTTCCTCAAGTGCAAAGAGCAATTCAAAGCCTCCCTTTCATAGCCTGATATGTAGCTGTCTGGGTGCTTCTTAAATCTTCTCAAAGTGAGTATGAAAGCAAGAGTCAGGATCTCCTGGACTCCAACGATACTACGCTGGAAAATTAAGATTCTGGAGACCCACATTCATGCTTCAAGCCATCTATCTTGATTTTCAGCgataattattattttctctttcaagaCATAAGACTTTTGTTTTGCAAAACTGCtgatgaaggggctggcattgtagtgtagaaGGTAAAACCACCCCATGcaaatccagcatcccatatggccctaGTTCTTGTTCTAGCTGCTCTACCTCTTCTcctgctcactgctaatggcctgagaaaagtagcagaagatggccgaagtgtaTGTGCCAtgccacccacgtcagagacctgtACGGAGCTCCTGGaacctagcttcagcctggcactctgccttggccactgtggccatctgggaagtgaaccagaggatggaagatccatctctctctctctctctctctctctctctctgattttcatgtaagtaaataaatctttaaaagaaactgcTGGTGAATTGGTATTGTTCATTGAAATTTACATTaatttccattattattttgTTGTATCTTTTGTGTTTTACCTTTTGTGGAAATGACCTAGTCCATCAATATCAGAAGCCatgaattttaaacatttaagtttcatttggaattttttctataataaaatatgaatagatagtgatgtggcacagagggttaaagccttggcctgtagCACTACCATCCAATATGGgcgacagtttgagtcccggctactccacttctgatccagctctctgctatggcctgggaaagcagcagaagatggcctaagttcttgggcctttgcacccacgtgggagacctggaagaagctcccagcttcagatgaattcagctctgtctgttgcggtCATTGATAAgtgaccctctctctctctggctctatctctctctgttgctctgtctttcaaataaacaaaacaataaacctttaaaaatcatttaaaaataaaataaggatagTGTTTTTTCCTAGATTTCCAGCATCTCTCTTGCAGTAAGGTTATCAACCACTTACACATTTATTGTAATTAGTCGATTACTGAATATTCTTCAGAACTTATAATTCAACTGAATTCTCCAACcaaaataacttttcttttaaacttgaaaatatatgatttatttgtATCATGCTACAAGTATATTGTAATAGATAGCCCAATatgaaatttggaaaaatttaagaatataaatataatatttaaaataatatttccaaaTATGAGATTTCCATTTAAAAGCTATTTTCCCATATTGTCCTCTGCAGAATATTTAATAGATACTTTACTGGGGTGGacgatctctgtttctctctctggtcTGCCATTTAAATACATAACATACATTTTGAAATGCTTGATGTGAAAcaaaaaaaaggttaatttttatttgtagaatTGCTGAATGAAAAAGTTTGGTAATGATGAATTAATTATGGAAAAAGTGCACTTGGTGATCACCTGTGTTTgtgacatttttattaaaaacttcaAGTTAAACCATAAGTGACAAAAAACTGAATGCATGCTTATTCTTTTGTATTCTAACTTCCATAGTATCTGAGGAGGAAATTATGATAGATGTTCCTATTTCAATCGTCCTGTATTATTCACAAAAGTTATATTATAGgtgtcggcgccgcggctcactaggctaatcctctgccttgcggcgcctgcacaccgggttctagtcccagttggggcgcccgattctgtcctggttgcctctcttcccaggccagctctctgctgtggccagggagtgcagtggaggatggcccaagtacttgggccctgcaccccatgggagaccaggataagtacctggctcctgccatcggatcaccgtggtgcgccagccacagcgcactggcagcagcagccattggagggtgaaccaaccgcaaaggaagacctttctctctgtctctctctctcactgtccactctgcctgtcaaaaaaaaatagttatattATAAAGATATCCATAAGACATTCTGATACTAAATATGGAAGACAAGATTTATGCATATAAAAGCTAATGTATTCACTTAAAAAAGATCAACTATCATAAACAATGCAGATTGAAAAAGTGGAGATAATTTggacataaatacatacatataactTTATGATAATTTCATTGAGTGAGAAGACAGCCGGGAGGTGATTAATCTCCTGACTGTCTCCTTCACATCTTTGTTCCTGAGGCTGTAGATCAGGGGATTCAGCATGGGAATCATGACTGTAAACAACACAGTGGACACTTTGatcaggagccacgagcttttGGAGTTGGGCACACAGTAGAGTAGCAGGATGATCCCATGGAAGATGCAGATGGCCGTcaggtgggaggcacaggtggagagggcCTTCCGGAGTCCACCCTTAGAAGGCATCTGGGCGATGGTGACTACGATGAATACATAGGAAGCAAGGATGATCAGGAGGCTGCATGTCTCGTTGAATGTCGAAATTATGAAACACGCCATCTGGCTGAAGGAGGGGTCTGAGCAAGATAAAGAGAGGATGGCCGAATACTCACAGCCAAAGTGGTGGATGATGTTAGATCCACAGTAGGAGAGCTCTCACAGAGAGTATGTGAGTGTCAGCGAGCAGAGTCCACCCCAGGTGTAAGTCCCAGCCACCAGGAGAGCACAGAGCCTCTGAGACATAGCAACTGTGTAGAGCAGGGGCTTGCAAACAGCCACAGACCTGTCGTAGGCCATCACTGCCAACAGGAACATTTCTGTGATCACAAATGTGCAACCAAACAAAAACTGTGCCATGCATCCTTCGAAGGAGATGGTTCTGTCTTCCACAACCAGGATTGCCAACAGTTTGGGTGTGAATACACTGGAATAACACATATCCAGAAAGGATAGATGGCTGAGGAAAAAGTACATGGGTGTATGAAGTTTGGGATTGATCCTTGTGACCACAATGATGCCCAAGTTTCCCAGAAGAGTGACTGTGTAGATGAGGAGGAACACCAGGAACAGTGGTGCCTGGAGGTGTGGGTATTCTGAGAAGCCCAAGAGGATGAAGGTGCTCACAGAGCTCAGATTCCCCTTATACAGGACCATGCCCCTcaatttaaaggaagaaaatgaaggaaggaaggaaggaaaagagggaaggaagaaagggaagagaagggaacatAGGAATGGGGGTGGAGGGAATGATTGAGCAGCAGAACTAAGAAGTCTGGCTTGCAGTTGCTAATAATAAGCTTGATGTAAACCAGTGAAGACAAACATAGTTTGCATTTCTGAGCACTCTGGTTCCCTTTGGAGCCTTTCTTGAAAActtacttttgtttgtttgtttgtttgttttgggtagTTAGCATTATCTTTTGGTACTTGAGATTTCTTATGgggaaaaactttaaaataatgctCACTCATAATTGTATACTATGTATAAATGTATGTGATACTTGGAGCTTTTGCTCCACAATAAATATACTTGTATTACAACAAAGACATTGCCAAATCAGAAAAGCAAGAAGCAGTTTATAGTCATCATATGATCATGGCAGAaaaattctttggaaatttaatatttttaacaaataaataaaagcatagtaAAGTTGTGGATGGAGAATGTACCTTGCCAGAAATTCCcagttatattttaaatgtttatctaAGTTTTGCACTCTAAGTATGTTCCATTAAGAAAGACTCTTAGAATGTGTACTTCAGAGTCTGATCAGAAATTCACTAGTAACTGCTTTCTCtaaatatgcacacatatatgagCATTTATATTACTCAAAATGCTTTGTGACATAAAATTCTACCCTGAGGAGTGTCTTGGAGATATTCTTAAACGCTTCCCATTGATTCTCTTCTGCTGGTTGTGCAGTCAGTTTACAGAACATTCtgtgcagaaaaaaatgaaaacaccatTTATTGTTAACGATTATGAAGCCTGGGATATGTGGAATTAATGAAAACAACAGTCACACAAAACAACcaaacacaatttttttcatGGAACAAACATAGGTATGTTAGCCATAAGCAACGGTAGATTTTATGGTTAAAAAATTGTTCCAGATCTCATCTATGTACAAATAGCAGCatgtaaatatattattatttattctagAATTATCATTTTGTAAAGAAATATTCATGTActttaaaggcaaagtgacaagagagggagagatggagagacaaagaagtgtctaccatttgctgtttcactccacaagacataaaacaaaaatatgaagtTTCCATTTTGCAAATCAAGATATGTTTGAATTATAAATCTCATGATTAAATCTGggatgaatgagagagagagagagagagtgagagagagagagagagtgagaaagagagagaagcttgTGGCtagggttgtggtgcagctgttTCAGCCAACACTCATATCCCCTACTGGAGGGCCTGTatcaagccccagctcctccatagttccaatccagcttctagaaatgcacttgggaagtagcagatgatggctcatctGCTCATCTGCCACCCATGCGTGAAGCGTGGATGGGTTGCTGggctctggctttgacctgaggCACCCCAtgtgttccaggcatttgggaagtgaaccagcagatggaaagtctctttttccttctctttgtcttgaTATGGAGAATCAATGGgtaaatgttatttctttctaCATATTTGAAAACTGGCACAATTTTCAGACTTGTCTGCAGCAAACAATGACCTAATATCAAAACAACTACTACTACTAATCTCAGACACAATGCACCAGATATACCATCATGCTTGTCATTAGATACAAAAGTGGGCAGGACATTCTTGAACTTGATTTAGTTGTGTATATTGGTTTTAAAAAGgactttaggggccggcgccatggctcacttggttaatcctccacctgcagcactggcatcccatatgggcgctgggttctagtcccagctgctcctcttccagtccagctctctgctgtggcccagaagggcagtgcagaatggcccaagtgcttgggctcctgcacctgcacgggagaccagaaagaagaacctggttcctgactttggatcggcacagcaccagctgtagcagccatttggggagtgaaccaatggaagaaagacctttctctctgtctctctctctcactgtctttaactctacctgtcaaataaattttaaaaaaagaaaaaaaaagtctttaaaatcaAGGACTATGCTTTATTGAGTCACATTCATGCAGATTTAGAGTTTTGAGATACAACACACTATAACTGTAGGGAAACTAGATTAAACCCTTATATCACTAAAGGTTTTAGATTGTGTAAAGAATGATGAAAGCCTAATAGTAACTCTGTGACCTTTCAAAGACTCTAAATCAAgattaaaatgaattttgttgAAGTAAAAATGGTAACAGTTCTCACTATTTTCCTATGCATTTTATCTAATGTCAATACCTTATACCAAGGCTCATATTCTCACATCTAATgatccttttttctttccctcccttgctACTATAATTAGCAACTTTATATTTACTTATCTCATAATAAGCTTTATTAGTATTAACTTTAAATGGCTTTATATTTAAATGCTTATATTACAATATACTTTATTAGTACAAACATAATTGTCAGggctgaaattttatatttttatttttggagttCAAAGAATAAAAAGGCTGCTACATTCTCTTTCACAACATAGACTTGCTAatattttcaagaacttttgAAATCCTCATGCTTTTTGCTAGATAATCACTTTTGCTGggcttttgaaagatttattttagaaccatcattgtggcatagcaggttaagccactgcttgcaacatcagcatctcaGGTGGTCGCTGAatcgaatcttggctgctccacttcatatacAGCTCCCTACTTCTGCTGGAAacgcagcagcagatgtcccacatctttgggtacctgcacctatgtgagagagctgaatgaagctcctgactgctgctttagtctggcccagtcccagccatcatGACCATTTATTTTATgacattgaaaggcagagttacagagaaggaagaggcagggagagagagagagagatcttccatctactggttcactacccaaatggtagtaatggctaggctgggccagacagaagccaagagcctgtaaCCCCATTCAACTCTCCCACATAGCGGCagggatcccaagtacttgggctgttatCTGCATTTTCTCAGGCACGTAAATAGGGAGttatattggaagaggagcaacgtgGACAGTATCACAGGTGGCGTCTTAGCTTGCTGTGCAATAACCTCAGCCCCAAAGTCTATATC from Oryctolagus cuniculus chromosome 1, mOryCun1.1, whole genome shotgun sequence includes these protein-coding regions:
- the LOC100338799 gene encoding LOW QUALITY PROTEIN: olfactory receptor 1165-like (The sequence of the model RefSeq protein was modified relative to this genomic sequence to represent the inferred CDS: substituted 1 base at 1 genomic stop codon), yielding MVLYKGNLSSVSTFILLGFSEYPHLQAPLFLVFLLIYTVTLLGNLGIIVVTRINPKLHTPMYFFLSHLSFLDMCYSSVFTPKLLAILVVEDRTISFEGCMAQFLFGCTFVITEMFLLAVMAYDRSVAVCKPLLYTVAMSQRLCALLVAGTYTWGGLCSLTLTYSLXELSYCGSNIIHHFGCEYSAILSLSCSDPSFSQMACFIISTFNETCSLLIILASYVFIVVTIAQMPSKGGLRKALSTCASHLTAICIFHGIILLLYCVPNSKSSWLLIKVSTVLFTVMIPMLNPLIYSLRNKDVKETVRRLITSRLSSHSMKLS